The following are encoded in a window of Microvirga ossetica genomic DNA:
- a CDS encoding alpha/beta fold hydrolase, with translation MTYITTKDGTRIFYKDWGPRDAQPIVFHHGWPLSADDWDNQMMFFLAEGYRVIAHDRRGHGRSDQTDGGNEMDTYAADVAELVTALDLKNAIHIGHSTGGGEVARYVARAEPGRVAKAVLVDAVPPVMVKKESNPGGTPIDVFDGYRTALAANRAQLYLDIPSGPFFGFNRPGAKVSEALIRNWWRQAMMGSVKAGYECVKAFSETDFTEDLKAIDVPVLVIHSEDDQIVPYAASAPLTVKLLKNGTLKTYKDLPHGLCQTHPEVVNPELLAFIRGEDVKADQQAAAAAPAMA, from the coding sequence ATGACATACATCACCACCAAAGATGGCACCCGGATCTTCTACAAGGACTGGGGCCCCAGAGACGCTCAGCCGATCGTGTTCCACCATGGCTGGCCCTTGAGTGCCGACGATTGGGACAACCAGATGATGTTTTTCCTGGCGGAAGGATATCGCGTCATCGCCCACGACCGCCGGGGCCACGGGCGCTCGGACCAAACCGACGGCGGCAACGAGATGGATACCTATGCGGCCGATGTCGCCGAGCTGGTCACGGCGCTCGACCTCAAGAACGCGATCCATATCGGCCACTCGACCGGTGGCGGCGAGGTCGCCCGTTACGTGGCGCGGGCGGAGCCGGGGCGCGTGGCCAAGGCCGTGCTGGTCGACGCAGTCCCTCCGGTGATGGTCAAGAAGGAGTCCAATCCGGGCGGGACGCCAATCGACGTGTTTGACGGATACCGCACCGCGCTTGCCGCCAATCGCGCCCAGCTTTACCTCGATATCCCGAGCGGCCCATTCTTCGGCTTCAACCGGCCCGGCGCGAAGGTGTCGGAGGCTCTGATCCGCAATTGGTGGCGGCAGGCCATGATGGGGAGCGTCAAGGCCGGGTATGAGTGCGTCAAGGCCTTCTCCGAGACCGACTTCACCGAGGATCTGAAGGCGATCGACGTGCCGGTACTGGTGATCCACAGCGAGGACGACCAGATCGTGCCTTATGCCGCTTCAGCGCCACTGACGGTCAAGCTCCTGAAGAATGGCACACTTAAGACCTACAAGGACCTGCCGCACGGCCTGTGTCAGACCCATCCCGAGGTCGTGAATCCGGAGCTCCTTGCCTTCATTCGCGGGGAGGACGTGAAGGCAGACCAGCAAGCTGCCGCTGCCGCGCCCGCCATGGCATGA
- a CDS encoding SWIB/MDM2 domain-containing protein: MSMSNAVQTEQDHAGTKAARKPNPALMKPLQPSTELAGVVGSSPLPRTEVVSKVWEYIKAKNLQNPENKREILADDKLQAIFGGKSRVSMFEMNKHLAQHLS, encoded by the coding sequence ATGTCGATGTCTAACGCCGTTCAGACAGAGCAGGATCACGCTGGGACAAAGGCAGCGAGGAAGCCGAACCCGGCTCTGATGAAGCCATTGCAGCCCTCGACTGAGCTGGCGGGTGTGGTCGGGTCGTCCCCGTTGCCGCGCACTGAGGTGGTGAGCAAGGTGTGGGAGTACATCAAGGCCAAGAACCTCCAGAATCCTGAGAACAAGCGCGAGATCCTGGCCGACGACAAGCTGCAGGCCATCTTCGGGGGCAAGAGCAGGGTCAGCATGTTCGAGATGAACAAGCACCTCGCCCAGCATCTCTCCTGA
- the ligD gene encoding non-homologous end-joining DNA ligase — protein sequence MLEKQAPEGDDWLHEIKFDGYRMLARIEDGRARLVTRNDQDWTARFPELAEAFASFGRPGTVFDGEIVRLKQDGISSFAALQEALSNEDTGDLVYYAFDLLFLDGVDLRGSALEKRKQLLAGALANAPASVRVSEHRVGGGKAFFTQACTLKLEGIVSKRRSSLYSGTRNPDWLKVKCLNTEEFVIIGYTEPQRSRVGFGALLVGYYTPSGELKYAGKVGTGILP from the coding sequence GTGCTCGAGAAGCAGGCACCCGAAGGGGATGACTGGCTGCACGAGATCAAGTTCGACGGCTACCGCATGCTGGCCCGAATCGAGGATGGGCGAGCCCGGCTGGTGACCCGCAACGACCAGGATTGGACGGCACGCTTTCCCGAGCTAGCTGAGGCGTTTGCATCCTTCGGCCGACCTGGAACCGTCTTCGATGGCGAGATCGTCCGGCTCAAACAGGACGGCATCAGCTCGTTCGCAGCCCTCCAGGAGGCCCTCTCGAACGAAGACACTGGGGACTTGGTCTACTACGCCTTCGATCTTCTGTTCCTTGATGGTGTTGATCTCCGCGGATCAGCGCTAGAGAAACGAAAGCAGCTGCTTGCCGGGGCATTGGCCAACGCTCCGGCCAGCGTGCGCGTAAGTGAGCACCGGGTTGGTGGCGGAAAGGCGTTCTTCACCCAGGCCTGCACTCTGAAGCTCGAAGGCATTGTCTCGAAGCGACGCAGTTCCCTGTATTCCGGGACCCGGAATCCTGACTGGCTCAAGGTGAAATGCCTCAACACCGAGGAGTTCGTCATCATCGGCTACACCGAGCCGCAGCGATCGCGTGTTGGATTCGGAGCTCTCCTGGTTGGCTATTACACACCCTCCGGTGAGCTGAAATACGCTGGCAAAGTCGGGACGGGAATACTCCCGTGA
- a CDS encoding HlyD family secretion protein, protein MSPRARLPLKSALVAAVALGSLAPLAAHAQGTKPGAASPGLVRKTEIRMAPEINGRLALVAVRPGQHVHKGDVLAVVDNPELAASVEEAKAAAAAAKAERDHVYAGVRAEEVAIAAEAIRTAEANLLLAQQESARATALSTRGYSSGQQLDEIQATLAKAQADLDLKQAQFAAANAGPTAEERSLADARVALASATIDDLQAKLDKTTLRAPLDAMVRVLVAEPGEVLSPGKPIMTIEADGQPWFTFTLREDALGGLTMGGRVSLQTSLGHPIEAQVTELRPLGEFATWRAARAVGDHDLNSFLVRLEPSTGSDDLEPGMTIWLPNDHN, encoded by the coding sequence ATGTCACCCAGAGCTAGGCTGCCGCTGAAGTCGGCGTTGGTCGCTGCCGTTGCACTCGGAAGCCTGGCACCTCTCGCTGCTCACGCCCAGGGGACCAAGCCCGGTGCGGCGAGCCCTGGCTTGGTCCGGAAGACCGAAATCCGCATGGCCCCTGAAATCAACGGGCGGCTTGCCTTGGTTGCAGTCCGGCCAGGCCAGCACGTCCACAAAGGGGATGTCCTGGCCGTCGTCGACAATCCGGAACTGGCGGCCTCGGTCGAAGAAGCGAAGGCCGCCGCGGCTGCGGCCAAGGCCGAGCGGGACCATGTCTACGCCGGCGTCCGGGCCGAAGAGGTGGCCATTGCCGCCGAGGCAATCCGGACAGCGGAGGCCAACCTGCTCCTGGCGCAGCAGGAGAGTGCCCGCGCGACAGCGCTCTCGACGCGGGGCTATTCCAGTGGTCAGCAGCTCGACGAGATTCAGGCAACGCTCGCCAAGGCGCAGGCCGATCTGGATCTCAAGCAGGCGCAGTTTGCGGCGGCGAATGCAGGACCCACGGCGGAAGAGCGCAGTCTCGCCGATGCGAGGGTCGCTCTCGCGTCGGCAACCATTGACGACCTTCAGGCGAAGCTCGACAAGACAACGCTGCGAGCCCCGCTCGACGCCATGGTCCGCGTCCTGGTGGCCGAACCTGGCGAGGTCCTGTCTCCTGGTAAGCCCATCATGACGATCGAAGCCGACGGGCAGCCGTGGTTCACATTCACCCTGCGCGAGGACGCTCTCGGCGGCCTGACGATGGGTGGACGGGTTTCGCTGCAGACGAGCCTCGGGCACCCAATCGAGGCGCAGGTCACCGAACTGCGGCCCTTGGGAGAATTCGCCACCTGGCGAGCTGCAAGAGCGGTTGGCGACCACGACCTCAACAGCTTCCTGGTGCGGCTTGAGCCGTCGACCGGCAGTGACGACCTTGAGCCGGGCATGACCATTTGGCTCCCCAATGATCACAACTGA
- a CDS encoding HU family DNA-binding protein, which translates to MTLRHIAEQLSEAHELPKRQANEMLTQVIEMIAQSLKKGEKIRLSGLGILQVRKRAARTGRNPQTGEPIKIKASKKIAFRPAKELKEAV; encoded by the coding sequence CTGACCCTGCGTCACATTGCGGAGCAGCTGTCGGAGGCGCATGAACTGCCCAAGCGCCAGGCCAACGAGATGCTGACGCAGGTGATCGAGATGATCGCCCAGAGCCTGAAGAAGGGCGAGAAGATTCGCCTGAGTGGCCTCGGCATCTTGCAGGTGCGCAAGCGCGCCGCCCGCACCGGCCGCAATCCACAGACCGGCGAGCCGATCAAGATCAAAGCGTCCAAGAAGATCGCCTTCCGGCCCGCCAAGGAACTCAAGGAAGCAGTCTGA
- a CDS encoding ATP-dependent helicase, whose amino-acid sequence MPLDPSQRRAATCDAPIQLTLAGPGSGKTSTLTGRFIHLVRQGIDPRRILAVTFTKKAVEEMRQRISAALPDLLPKQLEIFTFHGFAYRYLRRNPAVAGLPSTIQLWDTPEQRAVFSKRRMYWNEDEDILDIIGSAKERLLDARTFEASLDRGDEVGRSAVEFFRVYEEALNRAGAIDFADMVPRLVQAMDGDPHYGRSIVRAYDHLLVDEYQDVNPGQDLLISHFVRAGVKLWAVGDDDQTLYAFRASDVRYILDFQERYPGGQVHILDRNYRSAPGIVRTAKKLIRKNEGRVDKDYSAVNQGACDIVVRGYSMPAVEARQVAAAISQLISKGLETRQMAVLYRSGTIGIHFQAALRALDIPFEVRGAGDFWQSSPAKLFVGSLFYLRDPRSAEALEKMGMGKRGDITRERLDLIDRRTRREFQSSCAQVQRIVAEALPIRASSRERAEWESIVDGVAMLAASCSSVEELEMRIAEQTQATRRSHANSVVLSTVHSAKGLEWDTVFLVGVEDGVMPHSNSADIEEERRVAYVAITRAKRRLALTYAAERFGTKSDPSPFLFEMHHREVIWTSPNMAGADSRLPLASLGERAQLATKKSNPKSGPTARRISRETASSGATPWTSREDTRLQAAYASSSSLEEMSLILKRSPDEIVSRLVALKFLPTRNPYDALSAEYLRRSLR is encoded by the coding sequence ATGCCGCTCGACCCGTCTCAGCGTCGTGCCGCCACCTGTGATGCACCCATCCAGCTCACCCTGGCTGGCCCGGGATCCGGCAAGACCAGCACGCTGACGGGGCGTTTTATTCATCTCGTGCGGCAAGGGATCGATCCCCGGCGGATCCTGGCCGTGACCTTCACGAAGAAGGCGGTGGAGGAGATGAGGCAGCGGATTTCCGCCGCCTTGCCTGACCTACTGCCGAAACAGCTCGAGATCTTTACGTTCCACGGCTTCGCGTATCGGTACTTGAGACGCAATCCTGCCGTCGCAGGGCTACCCAGTACAATCCAGCTCTGGGACACGCCGGAGCAGCGCGCCGTCTTCTCGAAGAGGCGCATGTATTGGAACGAGGATGAGGACATCCTCGACATTATCGGATCGGCCAAGGAGCGCCTTCTCGACGCCAGGACCTTTGAGGCGTCGCTCGACCGCGGGGATGAGGTCGGCAGGTCTGCGGTCGAGTTCTTCCGTGTCTATGAGGAGGCTTTGAACCGAGCAGGAGCCATCGATTTCGCCGACATGGTGCCCCGTTTGGTTCAGGCCATGGACGGTGATCCTCATTATGGCCGGAGTATCGTCCGCGCATACGATCACCTCCTCGTCGATGAATACCAGGATGTGAACCCCGGACAGGACCTGCTGATCTCGCATTTTGTCAGGGCAGGTGTGAAGCTCTGGGCAGTCGGGGACGACGATCAGACCCTCTATGCCTTTCGGGCCTCTGATGTCAGATACATCCTTGACTTTCAGGAGCGTTACCCTGGGGGTCAGGTTCACATTCTCGACCGGAACTATCGCTCGGCTCCAGGGATCGTCCGAACTGCAAAAAAGCTGATCCGCAAGAACGAAGGACGGGTCGACAAGGATTACAGCGCCGTCAACCAGGGGGCATGTGACATTGTCGTCCGAGGGTACAGCATGCCGGCGGTGGAGGCCCGGCAGGTCGCCGCTGCGATTTCACAGCTCATCAGCAAGGGTCTGGAGACCCGGCAGATGGCTGTTCTATACCGATCAGGAACCATCGGCATCCACTTCCAGGCCGCGCTCCGCGCTCTGGACATTCCCTTCGAGGTCCGGGGTGCCGGAGATTTTTGGCAGAGTTCCCCAGCCAAACTCTTCGTCGGCTCTCTCTTCTATTTGCGTGACCCCAGAAGTGCGGAAGCCCTCGAGAAAATGGGCATGGGCAAACGGGGGGACATCACGCGCGAGCGTCTGGACCTGATTGATCGCCGCACGAGACGCGAATTCCAAAGCTCGTGCGCTCAGGTCCAGCGCATTGTGGCTGAGGCTCTCCCCATACGAGCATCCAGCCGGGAGCGGGCGGAGTGGGAGAGCATCGTGGACGGAGTCGCCATGCTGGCGGCCTCCTGTTCGTCGGTTGAAGAACTCGAGATGCGGATTGCCGAGCAGACCCAAGCGACCAGGCGCTCGCACGCGAACAGTGTTGTTCTGTCGACGGTCCATTCCGCGAAAGGCCTTGAGTGGGATACAGTGTTCCTCGTCGGGGTTGAGGATGGCGTTATGCCTCATAGCAACTCAGCCGATATCGAGGAGGAACGGCGGGTCGCCTATGTGGCGATCACGCGGGCCAAGCGTCGTCTGGCCCTCACCTATGCGGCAGAGAGGTTTGGGACAAAGTCAGACCCATCTCCATTTCTGTTCGAGATGCATCATCGGGAGGTCATTTGGACCAGCCCGAACATGGCTGGGGCTGACAGTCGTCTTCCTCTAGCGAGCCTCGGAGAACGGGCTCAACTCGCAACGAAGAAGTCCAACCCGAAATCCGGCCCAACCGCTCGCAGGATTTCACGCGAGACGGCATCGTCTGGCGCAACGCCATGGACGTCCCGTGAGGATACGCGCCTTCAGGCGGCGTATGCGTCATCGTCGAGCCTTGAGGAGATGTCCCTGATCCTGAAGCGATCGCCTGATGAGATTGTCAGCCGCCTCGTCGCCTTGAAGTTCCTGCCCACCCGCAACCCGTATGACGCCCTGTCGGCCGAGTATCTTCGTCGGTCCTTGCGCTAG
- a CDS encoding 3'-5' exonuclease, whose translation MTKHVVIDVETAQSYDHIIEIAAVEVLGNTISSRSLVRRIKPRSPMSRFCYAVHGISLEDLENEPYFEEVIPELIEFVGDATIVAHNYVYEYNTLKREFERAVYPVYPRDRFSCTMAMAKRSGLPGKLRHACSGASISITHLRDEHDALNDALLAAHLFLKLNRN comes from the coding sequence ATGACCAAACATGTGGTTATCGACGTCGAAACAGCGCAATCATACGACCACATCATTGAGATTGCGGCTGTTGAGGTGCTTGGCAACACCATATCATCTCGCTCGCTGGTGCGCCGGATCAAGCCGCGCTCGCCCATGAGCCGGTTCTGTTACGCCGTCCATGGCATTTCGCTCGAAGACCTGGAGAACGAGCCGTACTTTGAGGAGGTGATCCCGGAACTCATTGAGTTCGTGGGGGATGCCACGATCGTGGCTCACAACTATGTCTACGAGTACAACACGCTGAAACGAGAGTTCGAGCGCGCCGTCTATCCGGTTTATCCACGGGACCGCTTTTCCTGCACCATGGCCATGGCGAAGCGATCCGGCCTCCCCGGTAAGCTCCGGCACGCGTGCTCAGGGGCCAGCATCAGCATTACCCATCTTCGCGACGAGCACGACGCGTTGAACGATGCCCTTCTGGCAGCCCACCTGTTTCTCAAGCTCAATCGAAACTGA
- a CDS encoding Dyp-type peroxidase: MVTLEKGAGERESPSSPTLDLDDIQATVLRYRPEPYFGTHVLLRVDDVQGGREFLRRLSPHIDSAAGWWNAGDAWLGVGISFAGLKALGLSDESLHSFPEAFRASMAARAEQLRDIGVNASSNWDFPFGTGHVHIGVTAFSDTAAKWRRTVAVAREQAIGFSGVTIIHMQDFGAQPGSLNPFGYKDGIGQPAIEGSGVDPLPGQGRAIKAGEFILGYPGETGFAYPMPQPAVLGRNGTYVGFRKYQSRVGTFNRFLQANAGTHEDRELLAAKLVGRWRSGAPLTLAPDADDPLLGEDPQRNNDFDYAADARGRQVPLGCHMRRMNPRNAQLAQLTDVNLHRIIRRSTTYGTPYDPDALSEEEDEVPRGVYFLFISAKAMATLEFLQGEWINNGNFAGVGDERDPMVGLQPADGVFTIPKDPVRRRIHGMETFNVLRGGEYLFMPSLSALKWISRLS, translated from the coding sequence ATGGTGACACTGGAAAAAGGGGCCGGCGAGCGTGAATCACCGAGTTCGCCGACACTTGATTTGGATGACATCCAGGCGACGGTCCTGAGATACCGGCCGGAGCCCTATTTCGGCACGCACGTACTCCTGCGGGTTGACGATGTGCAAGGCGGCCGCGAGTTCCTGCGCCGGCTCAGCCCTCACATCGATTCCGCAGCCGGCTGGTGGAACGCCGGCGATGCCTGGCTCGGGGTTGGGATCAGTTTTGCGGGACTCAAAGCGCTCGGCCTTTCCGACGAGTCCCTGCACAGCTTTCCCGAGGCATTTCGCGCCAGTATGGCCGCTCGCGCGGAGCAGCTTCGCGACATTGGCGTCAACGCGTCGAGCAACTGGGACTTCCCGTTCGGCACGGGCCATGTCCACATCGGCGTTACGGCCTTCAGCGATACCGCGGCGAAGTGGCGCCGCACGGTCGCCGTTGCCCGCGAGCAGGCGATCGGCTTCTCCGGCGTCACCATCATCCATATGCAGGACTTCGGGGCGCAGCCGGGCAGTCTCAATCCGTTCGGCTACAAGGACGGCATCGGCCAGCCCGCGATCGAAGGCAGCGGCGTCGATCCGCTGCCCGGCCAAGGTCGGGCGATCAAGGCCGGTGAGTTCATCCTCGGCTATCCCGGCGAGACGGGCTTCGCCTATCCGATGCCGCAGCCCGCCGTGCTAGGGCGAAACGGCACTTACGTCGGTTTTCGCAAGTACCAGTCCCGCGTCGGCACGTTCAATCGTTTCCTCCAGGCGAACGCAGGCACGCATGAAGACCGGGAACTGCTTGCGGCCAAGCTAGTCGGCCGCTGGCGCAGCGGGGCGCCGTTGACGCTCGCTCCGGACGCGGACGATCCGCTGCTCGGCGAGGACCCTCAGCGCAACAACGACTTCGATTATGCGGCCGACGCGCGGGGACGGCAGGTACCGCTCGGCTGTCACATGCGCCGCATGAACCCGCGCAATGCCCAGCTCGCGCAGTTGACCGACGTCAACCTGCACCGGATCATCCGGCGCAGCACGACCTACGGAACGCCGTACGATCCGGACGCTTTGTCCGAGGAAGAGGATGAGGTGCCGCGCGGCGTCTATTTCCTCTTCATCAGCGCCAAGGCGATGGCCACGCTCGAATTCCTGCAAGGGGAGTGGATCAACAACGGGAACTTCGCCGGCGTGGGCGACGAGCGCGACCCGATGGTCGGATTGCAGCCTGCCGATGGGGTTTTCACAATCCCGAAAGATCCTGTCCGCCGACGAATCCATGGGATGGAGACGTTCAACGTCCTTCGCGGCGGCGAGTATCTGTTCATGCCGAGCCTTTCGGCATTGAAGTGGATCTCACGTCTTTCGTGA
- a CDS encoding ISNCY family transposase — translation MTVVSMSAKEFSRLDVLMDLEARRVTVRDACGLLRLKRRQVFRLLKDFRQHGAVCLVSKRRGQPGNNRLPASVRDLVMTIIKERYPDFGPTLATEKLRETHGCPVSRETVRKWMIEDGLWLDRRRRLPSVHQPRNRRERRGELIQIDGSKHWWFENRGPQCTLLAYIDDATSQLMHAAFVPSESTFDYLRETHRYVAAHGRPIAFYSDKHAIFRVSNTAADGGDGMTQFGRALHELNIDILCANTPAAKGRVERSFGTLQDRLVKEMRLAGISTIEAANAFLPGFLADHNRRFAKEPISPSDAHRPVPQDMVLEDIFAWKEERTITRNLTLQYDKVLFLLEPTELTRPLARQRVTVIDYPDGRLAIRHNGVDLPYRTYDKLRRVTQAAIVENKRLSEVLAYVAQRQQERDEQRSAKAPRRRGQGERHMFKTP, via the coding sequence ATGACGGTGGTGTCGATGAGCGCCAAGGAGTTTTCCCGGCTGGATGTGCTGATGGATTTAGAAGCCCGTCGGGTGACCGTTCGGGACGCTTGCGGCCTGCTCCGTCTCAAACGCCGACAGGTCTTCCGGCTGTTGAAGGACTTCCGGCAGCATGGAGCTGTCTGCCTCGTGTCGAAGCGGCGCGGCCAGCCCGGCAACAACCGGCTTCCCGCGTCAGTCCGCGACTTGGTCATGACGATCATCAAGGAGCGCTATCCAGACTTCGGTCCGACGCTGGCTACTGAGAAGCTGCGGGAGACCCATGGTTGTCCCGTGTCCCGAGAGACGGTCCGCAAATGGATGATCGAAGACGGTCTGTGGCTGGATCGCCGCCGACGCCTTCCTTCGGTTCATCAGCCACGCAATCGCCGGGAGCGCAGGGGCGAACTGATCCAGATCGACGGCTCCAAGCATTGGTGGTTCGAGAACCGTGGCCCACAATGCACGCTTCTGGCTTATATCGATGATGCCACCAGCCAGCTCATGCATGCGGCTTTCGTGCCCTCGGAATCCACCTTCGATTATCTGCGTGAGACCCATCGATACGTCGCAGCCCATGGCCGCCCGATCGCCTTCTATTCCGACAAGCACGCCATCTTCCGGGTCAGCAACACAGCGGCGGACGGCGGTGACGGCATGACCCAGTTCGGACGCGCCCTGCATGAGCTCAACATCGACATCCTCTGCGCCAACACACCGGCTGCCAAGGGCCGCGTCGAGCGCTCGTTCGGCACGCTGCAGGATCGCCTGGTCAAGGAGATGCGGCTTGCCGGCATATCGACGATCGAGGCAGCAAACGCCTTCCTGCCGGGGTTCCTGGCCGATCATAACCGGCGTTTCGCCAAGGAGCCCATCAGCCCCTCGGATGCGCACCGTCCGGTGCCGCAGGACATGGTGCTGGAGGATATCTTCGCCTGGAAAGAGGAGCGCACCATCACCCGCAATCTGACGCTCCAGTACGACAAGGTGCTGTTCCTGCTCGAGCCCACTGAGCTGACGCGCCCTCTCGCCCGCCAGCGTGTGACGGTGATCGACTATCCGGACGGACGGCTGGCGATCCGGCACAACGGGGTCGACCTGCCATACCGCACCTATGACAAGCTGCGGCGGGTGACCCAGGCGGCGATTGTCGAGAACAAGCGCCTGAGTGAGGTGCTGGCCTATGTGGCGCAGCGTCAGCAGGAGCGGGACGAGCAGCGCTCGGCCAAGGCGCCGCGCCGGCGGGGGCAGGGTGAGCGTCACATGTTCAAGACACCGTAG
- a CDS encoding catalase family protein, whose translation MMEFVRYSPGIEAPDPNFDTALHTVLEDLRQQVTASPKFDGGVAVRNAHAKGYGLAQGEVEILADIPPEYAQGIYATPGRHEAMVRFSNGQPHINSDRLLGSVCGIGLKIFGIEGRKLLDDEPDSRTFDYAMINYPIFFANTVEHYIFVLKIGAQASAPPPPTELPQERRARIARFLHDFITGMGTLEPENWAWEELAAIAQFAQIPFVNLLLSTYHTMGAVRHGDHVAKLRVAPVKDFADRVVRRALDVNAAQQVFRPALVAELKERPYEFDIQVQLCTNLYEMPIEDVTVRWPESLSPFVTVAKLRLPQQDIGGDDNLERMDATSMSPWRVTEDHRPLGNIMRARKEVYRLSSTLRHQLNHQTRKEPESLAEVFG comes from the coding sequence ATGATGGAGTTCGTCCGCTATAGTCCGGGAATCGAAGCCCCGGACCCCAACTTCGACACGGCGCTTCACACGGTCCTCGAAGACCTCAGGCAGCAGGTGACGGCTTCGCCCAAGTTCGACGGCGGCGTCGCCGTGCGCAACGCGCATGCAAAGGGCTACGGGCTCGCACAGGGCGAAGTCGAGATCCTCGCCGACATTCCGCCGGAATATGCGCAGGGCATCTACGCCACGCCCGGCCGTCACGAGGCGATGGTCCGCTTTTCGAACGGACAGCCGCATATCAACTCGGACAGGCTGCTCGGGTCGGTTTGCGGCATCGGGCTCAAGATCTTCGGGATCGAAGGACGCAAGCTCCTGGACGACGAGCCGGACAGCCGCACCTTCGACTATGCGATGATCAATTATCCGATCTTCTTCGCCAACACAGTCGAGCATTACATCTTCGTGCTGAAGATCGGCGCCCAGGCCAGCGCCCCGCCGCCGCCGACCGAGCTGCCGCAGGAGCGGCGGGCGCGGATCGCCCGCTTCCTCCACGACTTCATCACCGGAATGGGCACGCTGGAGCCCGAGAACTGGGCCTGGGAAGAGCTGGCCGCGATCGCGCAGTTCGCGCAGATCCCGTTCGTCAACCTGCTGCTGTCGACCTATCATACGATGGGGGCCGTCCGGCACGGCGACCATGTCGCAAAGCTTCGTGTCGCTCCGGTCAAGGACTTCGCCGACCGCGTGGTTAGGCGGGCGCTCGATGTGAACGCGGCGCAGCAGGTCTTCCGGCCCGCGCTCGTGGCCGAGCTGAAGGAGCGGCCGTACGAGTTCGACATCCAGGTGCAGCTCTGCACGAACCTTTACGAGATGCCGATCGAGGACGTGACGGTGCGGTGGCCGGAGAGCCTGTCCCCGTTCGTCACCGTGGCCAAGCTCCGCCTGCCGCAACAGGACATCGGTGGCGACGACAATCTCGAGCGGATGGACGCGACGTCGATGTCGCCCTGGCGCGTGACCGAAGATCATCGCCCGCTCGGCAACATCATGCGTGCCCGCAAGGAAGTGTACCGCCTGTCATCGACCCTGCGCCACCAGCTCAACCATCAAACGCGAAAGGAGCCGGAGAGTCTCGCTGAGGTCTTCGGGTAA
- a CDS encoding cytochrome P460 family protein yields MTILAKTLAAATAVLVLGTAVYAQDKYSLTSPSGIAFSDFRGYEDWAVVSSARTDEVLKVIVANPTMIEAYKAGVPGNGQPFPDGSRIAKLQWKPKKSTEAPFVVDVPDVFTQAFVIEKDSKRFPESGGWGYALFNYEAASNRFTADPSPSDCGHACHVEVKAKDYIFHPYQTR; encoded by the coding sequence ATGACCATTCTCGCCAAGACACTGGCCGCAGCCACGGCAGTGCTCGTCCTGGGCACGGCCGTTTACGCTCAGGACAAGTACTCGCTGACATCGCCGAGCGGAATCGCGTTCTCCGACTTCAGGGGATACGAGGACTGGGCCGTGGTCTCTTCCGCCCGAACCGACGAAGTGCTCAAGGTGATCGTCGCCAATCCGACCATGATCGAGGCGTACAAGGCCGGCGTTCCGGGCAACGGCCAGCCTTTCCCGGATGGCTCCAGGATCGCGAAGCTCCAGTGGAAGCCGAAGAAGAGCACGGAGGCCCCCTTCGTGGTGGATGTGCCGGACGTCTTCACACAGGCTTTCGTCATCGAAAAGGACAGCAAGAGATTTCCGGAAAGCGGCGGATGGGGTTATGCGCTGTTCAACTACGAAGCCGCATCCAACAGGTTCACGGCCGATCCCAGCCCCTCAGATTGCGGTCACGCTTGCCATGTGGAGGTGAAGGCCAAGGACTACATCTTCCACCCCTACCAGACGCGTTGA